One Vespa velutina chromosome 9, iVesVel2.1, whole genome shotgun sequence DNA segment encodes these proteins:
- the LOC124951937 gene encoding laccase-1-like isoform X1 — MIARRLLLLLLQIHFLAHYCYSEKTVITVYDDIGLTPIDPEIADRIDWKKHHCRRLCKDGAPTMDCYYTFKIESYRTMSKACYDCPFNVTDCFRPHCVPADGIKRSILAVNRQMPGPSIEVCQGDRIIIDVINLLHSESTTMHWHGLHHHKTPFMDGVPYISQCPIPPGSSFRYDYIATEIGTHFWHSHIGLQRGDGLFGPIIVRAPPSKNWHKDLYDVDEFTLTLYDWTHQMSTDIFLAHHHSNGDNKPRNLIVNNLGRYKSNKNDTNKISTTMPLTTFRVKKNLRYRFRLINSEFLNCPIEVSVDNHTLIVVSSDGRDIEPVEAESLVNYAGERFDFIVNMSQEVNNYWIRFRGLMDCDERFFGVHQVAILRYENAKEIDPEGEISYERPSSDLPGLQVNGLNKGTESNNTISIASLNAMDKNDKTSIREPDYQFYVSYDFYPKNNPDFHRNDLYDFYQVRDRLQQLFTPQLNNISMKLPSFPLMSQRDLIDPNQFCNSSTVKGCDKKFCSCTHVLQVKLNSVVEVILIDEGITYEANHPFHLHGYQFRVIGMERLNKNITVDLVKKLDADGKINRKLDRAPLKDTVTVPNKGYTILRFYADNPGYWLFHCHIEFHAEIGMSLIFKVGNHEDMQQVPYNFPRCGDWKSSFDESTNISSKKANISSKNTFTVIENSTKVNSTENDINQLNDLQSSIDKLIPLLLENRRLTSSSSNLTISTFLPNLYIIIFILFKQLYS, encoded by the exons ATGATAGCTCGAAGGTTActgttattactgttacaaATACACTTCCTCGCGCATTACTGTTACTCAG aaaaaacagtaataacggtataCGATGACATCGGTTTAACACCTATCGATCCAGAAATCGCCGATAGGATTGATTGGAAAAAACATCACTGTAGACGACTTTGTAAAGATGGAGCACCAACGATGGACTGTTATTACACCTTCAAAATCGAATCTTATCGTACAATGAGCAAAGCTTGTTATGATTGTCCATTTAATGTCACCGATTGTTTCCGTCCTCATTGCGTACCTGCCGATGGGATAAAGCGTTCGATTTTAGCAGTTAATCGCCAGATGCCTGGACCATCAATTGAG GTATGTCAAGGTGACagaataataatcgatgtGATAAATTTATTGCATTCCGAGAGTACTACGATGCATTGGCATGGACTGCATCATCACAAGACACCATTCATGGACGGAGTACCATACATATCGCAATGCCCAATTCCTCCAGGATCCTCTTTTCGTTATGATTATATTGCCACTGAGATTGGAACTCATTTTTGGCATTCTCATATCG GTTTGCAACGAGGTGACGGACTTTTTGGGCCCATAATCGTTCGTGCGCCACCCTCAAAGAACTGGCATAAGGATCTTTATGACGTGGACGAATTTACATTAACTCTATACGATTGGACTCACCAAATGAGTACCGACATTTTTCTAGCTCATCATCATTCAAACGGCGACAATAAACCTCGTAATTTAATAGTTAATAATTTGGGACGATATAAATCCAATAAGAACGATACAAATAAGATTTCCACGACAATGCCTTTAACGACGTTCCGTgtcaaaaaa AATCTAAGGTATCGTTTCAGATTAATAAACTCTGAATTTCTTAATTGCCCTATTGAAGTATCCGTGGATAATCACACTCTCATCGTCGTTAGCTCTGATGGACGTGATATCGAACCGGTGGAAG CTGAATCTTTGGTGAATTACGCTGGTGAGAGATTCgattttatagttaatatgAGTCAggaagttaataattattggatCCGATTTCGTGGATTAATGGATTGTGATGAAAGATTCTTCGGTGTTCATCAAGTTGCTATTCTTAGATATGAGAACGCTAAAGAGATTGATCCAGAGGGAGAAATTTCGTACGAACGTCCTTCAAGTGATTTACCAGGAttg CAAGTGAATGGATTAAACAAGGGTACAGAATCGAATAATACTATCAGTATAGCTTCACTTAATGCAATggataaaaatgacaaaacgAGTATCAGAGAACCGGATTATCAATTTTACGTGTCCTATGATTTTTATCCTAAGAACAATCCGGATTTTCATCGAAATGATCTTTATGACTTCTATCAAG TACGAGATCGGTTACAACAATTATTCACACCGCAATTAAATAACATATCGATGAAGTTACCATCTTTCCCACTCATGTCTCAAAGAGATTTAATCGATCCTAATCAATTTTGTAACTCTAGTACCGTGAAAGGatgtgataaaaaattttgtagttGTACTCACGTTCTCCAAGTGAAATTGAACAGTGTCGTCGAAGTGATACTTATTGATGAAG GTATTACTTACGAGGCAAATCATCCTTTTCATCTTCATGGCTACCAATTTCGCGTCATAGGAATGGAGAGACTAAACAAGAACATTACAGTTGATTTGGTAAAAAAATTGGACGCAGACGGTAAAATAAACAGGAAGCTCGATCGGGCGCCATTGAAAGATACTGTTACTGTTCCTAACAAAGGCTATACCATTTTACGATTTTACGCAGACAATCCag gATATTGGCTATTTCATTGTCACATAGAATTCCACGCCGAAATTGGTATGTCTCTGATCTTTAAAGTGGGTAATCACGAGGACATGCAACAAGTTCCATATAATTTTCCTCGATGTGGCGATTGGAAGTCGTCCTTCGATGAAAGTACAAACATTTCAAGTAAAAAAGCAAACATTTCAAGTAAAAATACGTTTACGGTAATCGAAAACTCTACGAAAGTTAATTCGacagaaaatgatataaatcagTTGAACGATTTACAATCATCTATTGACAAGTTAATACCGTTGCTACTGGAAAATAGAAGACTAACTTCTTCCTCGTCTAATCTTACCATATCAACATTTTTGCCGAACCtctatatcattatttttattctttttaaacaattatattcgtag
- the LOC124951937 gene encoding L-ascorbate oxidase-like isoform X2, translating to MDCYYTFKIESYRTMSKACYDCPFNVTDCFRPHCVPADGIKRSILAVNRQMPGPSIEVCQGDRIIIDVINLLHSESTTMHWHGLHHHKTPFMDGVPYISQCPIPPGSSFRYDYIATEIGTHFWHSHIGLQRGDGLFGPIIVRAPPSKNWHKDLYDVDEFTLTLYDWTHQMSTDIFLAHHHSNGDNKPRNLIVNNLGRYKSNKNDTNKISTTMPLTTFRVKKNLRYRFRLINSEFLNCPIEVSVDNHTLIVVSSDGRDIEPVEAESLVNYAGERFDFIVNMSQEVNNYWIRFRGLMDCDERFFGVHQVAILRYENAKEIDPEGEISYERPSSDLPGLQVNGLNKGTESNNTISIASLNAMDKNDKTSIREPDYQFYVSYDFYPKNNPDFHRNDLYDFYQVRDRLQQLFTPQLNNISMKLPSFPLMSQRDLIDPNQFCNSSTVKGCDKKFCSCTHVLQVKLNSVVEVILIDEGITYEANHPFHLHGYQFRVIGMERLNKNITVDLVKKLDADGKINRKLDRAPLKDTVTVPNKGYTILRFYADNPGYWLFHCHIEFHAEIGMSLIFKVGNHEDMQQVPYNFPRCGDWKSSFDESTNISSKKANISSKNTFTVIENSTKVNSTENDINQLNDLQSSIDKLIPLLLENRRLTSSSSNLTISTFLPNLYIIIFILFKQLYS from the exons ATGGACTGTTATTACACCTTCAAAATCGAATCTTATCGTACAATGAGCAAAGCTTGTTATGATTGTCCATTTAATGTCACCGATTGTTTCCGTCCTCATTGCGTACCTGCCGATGGGATAAAGCGTTCGATTTTAGCAGTTAATCGCCAGATGCCTGGACCATCAATTGAG GTATGTCAAGGTGACagaataataatcgatgtGATAAATTTATTGCATTCCGAGAGTACTACGATGCATTGGCATGGACTGCATCATCACAAGACACCATTCATGGACGGAGTACCATACATATCGCAATGCCCAATTCCTCCAGGATCCTCTTTTCGTTATGATTATATTGCCACTGAGATTGGAACTCATTTTTGGCATTCTCATATCG GTTTGCAACGAGGTGACGGACTTTTTGGGCCCATAATCGTTCGTGCGCCACCCTCAAAGAACTGGCATAAGGATCTTTATGACGTGGACGAATTTACATTAACTCTATACGATTGGACTCACCAAATGAGTACCGACATTTTTCTAGCTCATCATCATTCAAACGGCGACAATAAACCTCGTAATTTAATAGTTAATAATTTGGGACGATATAAATCCAATAAGAACGATACAAATAAGATTTCCACGACAATGCCTTTAACGACGTTCCGTgtcaaaaaa AATCTAAGGTATCGTTTCAGATTAATAAACTCTGAATTTCTTAATTGCCCTATTGAAGTATCCGTGGATAATCACACTCTCATCGTCGTTAGCTCTGATGGACGTGATATCGAACCGGTGGAAG CTGAATCTTTGGTGAATTACGCTGGTGAGAGATTCgattttatagttaatatgAGTCAggaagttaataattattggatCCGATTTCGTGGATTAATGGATTGTGATGAAAGATTCTTCGGTGTTCATCAAGTTGCTATTCTTAGATATGAGAACGCTAAAGAGATTGATCCAGAGGGAGAAATTTCGTACGAACGTCCTTCAAGTGATTTACCAGGAttg CAAGTGAATGGATTAAACAAGGGTACAGAATCGAATAATACTATCAGTATAGCTTCACTTAATGCAATggataaaaatgacaaaacgAGTATCAGAGAACCGGATTATCAATTTTACGTGTCCTATGATTTTTATCCTAAGAACAATCCGGATTTTCATCGAAATGATCTTTATGACTTCTATCAAG TACGAGATCGGTTACAACAATTATTCACACCGCAATTAAATAACATATCGATGAAGTTACCATCTTTCCCACTCATGTCTCAAAGAGATTTAATCGATCCTAATCAATTTTGTAACTCTAGTACCGTGAAAGGatgtgataaaaaattttgtagttGTACTCACGTTCTCCAAGTGAAATTGAACAGTGTCGTCGAAGTGATACTTATTGATGAAG GTATTACTTACGAGGCAAATCATCCTTTTCATCTTCATGGCTACCAATTTCGCGTCATAGGAATGGAGAGACTAAACAAGAACATTACAGTTGATTTGGTAAAAAAATTGGACGCAGACGGTAAAATAAACAGGAAGCTCGATCGGGCGCCATTGAAAGATACTGTTACTGTTCCTAACAAAGGCTATACCATTTTACGATTTTACGCAGACAATCCag gATATTGGCTATTTCATTGTCACATAGAATTCCACGCCGAAATTGGTATGTCTCTGATCTTTAAAGTGGGTAATCACGAGGACATGCAACAAGTTCCATATAATTTTCCTCGATGTGGCGATTGGAAGTCGTCCTTCGATGAAAGTACAAACATTTCAAGTAAAAAAGCAAACATTTCAAGTAAAAATACGTTTACGGTAATCGAAAACTCTACGAAAGTTAATTCGacagaaaatgatataaatcagTTGAACGATTTACAATCATCTATTGACAAGTTAATACCGTTGCTACTGGAAAATAGAAGACTAACTTCTTCCTCGTCTAATCTTACCATATCAACATTTTTGCCGAACCtctatatcattatttttattctttttaaacaattatattcgtag